The Procambarus clarkii isolate CNS0578487 chromosome 15, FALCON_Pclarkii_2.0, whole genome shotgun sequence genomic interval GAATGGTCAGCACCGTTAACACTCTCTGAATGGTCAGCACCGTTAACACTCTCTGAATGGTCAGCACCGTTAACACCCTCTGAATGGTCAGCACCGTTAACACTCTCTGAATGGTCAGCACCGTTAACACCCTCTGAATGGTCAGCACCGTTAACACTCTCTGAATGGTCAGCACCGTTAACACTCTCTGAATGGTCAGCACCGTTAACACTCTCTGAATGGTCAGCACCGTTAACACTCTCTGAATGGTCAGCACCGTTAACACTCTCTGAATGGTCAGCATCGTTAACACTCTCTGAATGGTCAGCACCGTTAACACTCTCTGAATAGTCAGCACCGTTAACACCCTCTGAATGGTCAGCACCGTTAACACTCTCTGAATGGTCAGCATCGTTAACACTCTCTGAATGGTCAGCACCGTTAACACTCTCTGAATGGTCAGCATCGTTAACACTCTCTGAATGGTCAGCACCGTTAACACCCTCTGCATGGTTAGGACCATCAAAGATCTCAGCATGGTCAGCACTGTCAACACCCTCagcatggttagctttatcaacaTACTCATCATGATCAGCACCGTCAACACACTCAGCATGGTCAGCACCCTCTGCTTGGTAACCGCCCCTCCCATTGCATGGTGTGCACCAAAATACACTCAGTATGTtcagcaccctcaacacactcAGCATTGTCATTACCATCACTACACTCAGCATGGTGAAAACTGTCATCACCCTCGGCATGGTCAGTACAGTTTACACATTCAGCATGGTCAGCACTGGCAGCACCCTCATCATGGTCAGCACCGTCACCACCTTTGCATTGTTAGCCTCGGGGTAGTTAGCACCCTCAGCATGGTCAGCTCCATCAACACCCTCTTTATggtcacaaccatcaacaccctaTTCATGGTCACTACCGTTAACGCCCTTTTCAttgtcaccaccatcaacactcttTTCATGGTCAGCACCGTCAACCTCCCTTGCATGGTCAGCATCATCAACACAATCAGCATTGTTAGCACCTTCAACACACTCAGCATGCTCAGCACTATCATCACCCTCTGCATGGTCAGCACTGCCAACCCCCTTGCATGgtcagcaccatcaacacactcagcatggtcagcaccatcaacacactcagcatGGTCAGCACCATGAACACCCTCAGCAAGATCAGCATCGTCAATACCTTCTTCATGGTCACTGTTGGAAATTTGCAACGCTTAATTACTAACACCCAGTACTTTAAGAAGCAATTCCTGTACTACGCATTATATATTACTAACACTACTTACCAGTAGTGTAGTGACATTAACATTATTTAGTTAAGGCGTAGTATCGCCCGAATTCTCCCTAGAACCATGGCAGTGTTGTGTCAGCTAGCTTGCCTCGGGGAATAATTTCCACTTATTAATGCATCGAGTAGAATCCAGTTTTATTGGTAAGTTTAATAAGGATAATCGTTTATAAATAAGTTTACTTTTAAGTCACTTTCTttccttattatgcacccccatacccttcCCGTGGGCGATGGTGTAAAAGATTACAGAGGCACGTAATCGGTTCAGAAACTGAACCCTTTAATATGTTTAGCTAAGCCAATGACACTCTTTTGACGGtagttacacaatttataatgtgttatatatatatatatatatatatatatatatatatatatatatatatatatatatatatatatatatatacccatactCCCACCCATATAATATAATTGCCGAACCCATATAAttcatttgtccggtcgtgatggtcaagtggattaaggcgtcttgtacataccagttgcgtttgctcctgggagtatgggttcgagtcacttctggggtgtgagttttcagttgcatattgtcctggggaccattcaggcttgttcgcatttgtgttcctcacgtgtgccccaaagaatgaggtgatttggtaaaatgctatgcccaagattactatccgagtgccggcggtggggtggttcaaatagcctcggctatcacctcattttgtccggtcatgatggtcaagtggattaaggcgtcttgtacataccagttgcgtttgctcctgggagtatgggttcgagtcacttctggggtgtgagttttcagttgcatattgtcctggggaccattcaggcttgttcgcatatatatatatatatatatatatatatatatatatatatatatatatatatatatatatatatatatatatatatatatatatatatgtcgtacctaatagccagaacgcacttctctgcctactatgcaaggcccgatttgcctattaagcccagttttcatgaattaattgtttttcaactacctaacctaacataactttttcggctacctaacctaacctataaagataggttaggttaggttaggtagggttggttaggttcggtcatatatctacgttaattttaactccgataaaaaaaattgacctcatacataatgaaatggatagcttttttcatttcataagaaaacaaattgagaaaatatattaattcaggaaaacttggcttattaggcaaatcgggcattgcatagcaaGCCGAGTACGACATTCTGGCACATTCAACTTTAAGAGcacattctttgtgctcttagagttgacatctctctctggcatactaggctctctggcttttgtatactaagggaggtctcagctaaagccgatattctcagcaccatttctccattataatatttaatctattgtgtttttgcatttatctttatcATTTTATTGCACTagtcatttacccgagatttgtctttattttcgtttatgtttaaagtaaatatattaaagtttcattgttcatactttgtgttttacgtgttcctccctctaacttaccacagacaacaggcaagcagtctatcttttttttgtaagtgtgaccaggcatcgaCACCTGCCATTGAAGGAatgccgaacatctatactccaacactttcccgtcacatttaatgggggcctgtccgggagcttcactcaggtactagtaccagaacgtcaatttgtggtaagcttaCTTTGCTTTGctaaagttgcttttcaatattatcactaatttttatatttatatggtgctgtgtgtattgtgcattccgagagtagcatatggttagtgtgggataactttggattacgtggtgactgtaggcctcagtcattctcttaattggtcatctctccctcagtgttattactcgtgtttaccaccttttgtccctaggatatttctcacattatcggcagatcatcattgtggtacaccctatcttctgcaatctgaccgaaggaggataggagggccatagttcctctagcacggactacattGCTGagctgggacctcagcagcagttctcatcaccagttgacactcgcacccctacatgtCGGTCAGAGataatgatatttacttaggtagggaattagctttctttttacagagcacaaagttcgctaattctgtaagtatcatattcatttagtgggaaaccttTGCTTATGTCcggtagagactcggcaaggtatggctacattcttggactacctaattcacttttggagcaattaaatgtttcatgtgttttagaaactcagtttcacttattaagtaggattttcttgcccttattctcttacattgagtcccgggtacaagatttcctgcgactttgattgactaatcatttaccatcctataattaatgttaattgttcaagattaaaattccacaggatagttaccagttgccacgttatcctgtttctgacatttaccatatcacaactatattcgttgtacatttatttgctatctttcacaatgtttcctctccaagctttccgtaacgatccagcaggtgaaatagggaccttatgtcgtgccagaaggactgaattacaaactcttgcacacgagtatcaactagatgttggctccccatggagccaacaaaaatgaattacataacatagttatggatcacctcttagatgaagggacaattgactctgaaactcacgaaacttattctattgcagataaacatgacttggcaactatgaaactcaaacttgaactcgccaagctcgaaagggagcaacagcaagcagcTCTTCAAATGAAGGAACGCGAGGCGACCCTGAGCGAAAgagaagctgcaataaggaaagaagaacaagaacgagaggccgcCTTGGCGAAAGACGCTCTACAACTGAgggaaagagaagctgcaatgaggaaagaagagcaagaacgtgagatgaccctattcagagagcgtgagcgagttcagcttgaagcaaaacaacgccacctggagatacaatgtgagaatgacaaacagcaagcggctaTAGCTATAGAatttcgtcaacaagaactctcgttggaaactacacacctcacttaacgccagcaagctaccgctagtcttcccgtaagtttcaatatctcccatgcaagtaagttaatgccaccattcgttgagacagagattgatgtcttttttaccacctttgagaccctagctaataaacttagctggcctgctgatcaatggtctacccttctcagagtgcatcttacaggtatagctgcagttactctcagtaccttagcgtctgagaatgactaccagaccctgaagtaagCAGTGTTGGacacctaccttctctccaccgaaagctacagacgaaaattccgtgaccatctaaaggcaagtaacaccacctttctagaatttgccaatacaaagaaaagatatttcatgaaatggctggaagcagcacatgtctctacatttgcagaactcatcaacctcatgctagttgaggaattcttgagacgtgttcccccatccgtccgtttatatctagcagataaagaagaaaccgactacatcagatgtgcgaagtcggctgacacctacagcctcatccaccggcttacaccatcaccacctcccagtaagaagtcttggtacagttacgataaagtgagtacagaggaagcgagctcacaattgtattgtaagtattgcaaactctatggacataccatagatagatgtgtgaaggctcaatacaagagcaatgaatctactaaacccaaacagactcctcctaagtccggtaagcctgtgatgaatgttggtgtttatgttaatgatctttctctcttcagtaaacacctgtatcctggaactgtctctaccaacggtacagattcggaggaacGTTTCaagttgaagatcttgagggacacagcggctcttcagtccatcataatgaaatcggctgtgcctaacgtcacctacaccgtggaaaccgtccttatcactgacctcactgctaccactccatatccactcgccagagtccacctggattgtcccttcgtgaccggtgaagtccaagtcgctatcaggccttttcccatgcctggagtgcaacttctcctgggcaacgacttggcagaagatctgcaaccgcccaacctgatcatcacggacaaaccccaggtgtttacttctgtaatggataatcccatctttgaatatgttccagcagaggttcaagaaagtgatcaagtttctcctccggttttggtgaccacccgtgcacaagctgcacgaccgcaaccagctgactctactactaccactgtccctcaagaccctcagaatctacctccaaatcttgtcaagttggagttccgtaagatacagagggaagatcaatcattaacaccattattcttccaggctgaaactcagcctgacagtatccctgggttcttcctagagaatgagttgctctaccgcagatacagacccagcaagctgaaggaggatgacgattggcccaatgtcgaacaacaagtgattcccaccagcatacggcccgatattctacacctggcccacggagctctttctcactatggtttcaacaaaacctaccacggaatcagacaagactactactggccaggaatggtaaaagacgttaaaaagtacgtacaacagtgccatacatgtcagatggcaggtaaacctcacatctctattccccaggctccactaaaacccatccaggtgcctgcggaacctttccacagactcatcatagactgtgttggtcctttaccccggaccagttctggcaacgcatatatatttactatcatgtgtcctaccaccagattcaccatagcagttccagtaaagaacattacggctgctactgtggtgaaacacccattgaagatcttcacccagtatggatttccaagagagattcaaagcgactgtggtaccaacttcaccagtgatctcttcaagaatacACTGAAGGAGtttaacatcacacaggtactgtccagcccctatcatcctacttcacagggttctcttgaacgtagtcatcagactattaaagcactcctaaagaagttCTGCAATgagaccttgaaggactgggataaacaacttgatctcattatgtgcattttcagaagtctccccaatgagtctctaggagtatctccttatgagatgctctacggacataAGTgcggtactcctctcaaagctttcaaggactctctacgtcatgctaccttcagtgaccctcacaatgttccccagtttcttcaaaatctgaaacacattctagagagagtacgtaaatttgctaatgacaacctattgaaagcccagtAGAGGATGAAaaatcattttgaccaaagcagcaaattaaggaaatttaaaccaggagacttcgtgttggcatattttcctatcccaggttctccattgcaaaacaagttttcaggaccctacagcATTAAGGAGTGTAGAAACAACAAcatctacgttcttgagactccagataggcggcggaagacccagctgtgccacgtcaacctcctgaagcagtatcaaggtatttcCCCCACTGTGTTGGTGTCAGTCTCGACAGTTAAAggcccatacctccacagtgaaaccttccctgcttctcccgaaagcattaacattgagtcggtgctttccaaatcggaaatcctacctgattttcatcccaatttacaggactataatagtgctcctttaccatgttctaatcctattctcgcctcgccagatatcacgaagcctttcatcctccaagtcgacgccaatggtaccggcatcgggggtgacctgatgcaacaacgaggcgaggagattctacctgttagctactacagctacaaggtactacagcacgatcgaaagggagctactcatcgtcctgaacttgcagcacttcgaaccatacctgcaaagtgctcggtctaccaccatctactcggaccacaatcccctacgcttcctacagcaagcccaattcaacaatctgtggcttctacgatgggcttgatatctgcagaatttcaacctggagatctctacatcaaggggtctgacaacatcataacagacgccctctccagagtctatgaggtagaggctgctccacctaccactctacctcctgaagacTTAACTTCACCTGGaacagcaggcttcgggggagagttgtgacgataatctctttcaagagagattgagcctgctcttccctacttaaagttgCGTCAAGTTaaaaagtataagatgctacattcaagatacgtcaccggtagcataAAACGCTTTGATCcatggaggcaaaacgtacccaaggtcccccgtactccacacaccctccatgccggctcgtcgtcaaccagcaaactacccatccaagcctgcctgctcctgattggtgactcgccgaccgcgcacctgcacactgcacctcagcgccatctacatgagtcgacgtctgagcctgaccagctatcaacttcagaatattctttgtgctcttagagttgacataagaacataagaacaaaggcaactgcagaaggccaattggcccatacgaggcagctcctatctacaaccacccaatcccactcatatacttgcccaacccgtgcttgaaacaatcaagggaccccacatccaccacgttacgcggcaattggttccacaaatcaacaaccctgttactgaaccagtatttacccaagtctgtcctaaatcgaaacttatccaatttatacccattgtttcgtgttctgtcttgtgttgatatttttaataccctattaattcctccctgttatgtcctttcatccacttgtaaacctctatcatgtcacctctaactcttcgcctttccagtgaatgcaacttaagctttgttaatctttcttcatatgaaagatttctaatttggggaattaacttagtcatcctacgttggacacgttcaagtgaatttatatccattctataatacggcgaccaaaactgaactgcataatctaaatggggcctaaccagagcaagatatagcttaagaaccacaccaggtgtcttgttactaacgcttcgattaataaatcccagtgttctattcgccttattacgaacattcatgcattgatccttttcttttaaattcttactaatcataactcccagatccctttcgcaatccgacttcgcaatctcaataccatatagctcgtatcttgtaactctatcatcattacctagcctcagaactttacatttatcagcattaaactgcatttgccaatcttttgatcatttcaaaaccctatctagatcaacttgaagtgatagtgagtcctcctccgaattaatttccctactgattttcgtatcatcggcaaatttgcaaacgttgctactcaaacctgaatctaaatcatttatatatattataaacaacagaggtcccaggacagagccctgaggtactccactaacaacattatcccactctgacttaaccccatttatactaactctctgtttccattggaatagccatgccctaatccaacttaatatagcacccccaataccatgagcttctatttttttaattagtctttcatgtagcactgtatcaaaagctttgctaaagtcaaggtacacaacgtcACAATCCttgccactatcaactgcctcaactatgctggatgaaaagttagcaaatttgttaaacatgaatggccatttgtaaaaccatgttgcgactcatttattaatttatgtttttcaagatggagacgaattgtatttgcaattattgattcaagtaactttcccacaatagacgttaggctaattggccgatagtttgacgcaagtgatctatctcctttcttaaaaattggtaccacattagctaccttccatgactctgacactctgcctgactctattgatttattaaatatggtagacagtggctcggaaagctcctctttgcattctttaagcaccctggcaaacacttcatctggctctggggatttgtttggttttagtttttctaattgtttaattacatcctccctggtaactactaaactagtcaacctgtcctcatccccacccacatagacttgttcggctgaaggcatattgttaagttcttctttagtaaatacagatataaaatatttgtttaagatactactcatctccttgtcattatccgttatttgacctgtctcagattttaatggacctatcctttccctagtcctagttcgatataactgaaaaaaacctttaggatttgactttgcttgctctgctatgcgaacttcaaagtttctttttgctttcctaatctcttttttaacatttctaaccagttgtatgaattcctgttctaaactgacttccccattcataatccttttgtaccaagctctctttttacctataagtttctttaaattatttgttatccactttgggtcattagtattcgatctattcaatttgtatggtatactacgtccctgtgctttgtttagaatattcttaaataagttatatattaaatccacatcgaaatccccttttacgtcacctatcgctgggttcatgtctcgctccaagaccggcccacaccccatatccaagactttccaatctatttgacccaaaaaatttcttaggctattaaaatcagcttctcgaaaatcaggcactttaacagaattttcttttacaggtctattccattctatgctaaatctgattactttgtgatcactgttccctagctcactccctatttcgatgtcattaatttgtgtttcctgttagttaacactaaatctaaaatatctctttataaataaaatatctctaaataaataaaatgacatctctctctggcatactaagctctctggctttcgtatactaagggaggtctcatctaaagccgatattctcagcaccatttctccattataatatttaatctattgtgtttttgcatttatctttgtcaatTTATTGCACTAGTCAttttcccgagatttgtctttattttcatttatgtttaaagtaaatatattaaagtttcattgttcatactttgtgttttacgtgttcctccctcgcccggatgggcacatgtataagcaagtagatggggtcgccatgggttctcccctaggtgtcctgtttgcgaacttctacatgggtaccatcgagcaaaaggtcttagtcgacatgaacttgaaaccggccatatactgcaagtatgttgacgacatttttacacaggtacctgatgtcagacatctgcaggagctgaaggaggcatttgagcagaattctgtgttgcgtttcacttacgagatggagaaggatgggaagctgccctctctagatgtaacagtcatggaaaggagcggaggtttccacactgcagtctacactaaggaaacaaacaaaggaatgtgcctaaatgccaacagtgactgcctagacaggtacaagaggagtgttgttaacgcttatgtcgaccgtgctctcagccacagctcaggatggaagcaagtcgatgaagaactctgtagggtaaggcaggtcctagtcaacaacggcttctccaatggtttcgttaaagacatcataagaaggaaggtgaaacgccatgcaacctctgaagagacaactaacacaacacctataccccctattagactattttacaggaacttcttttccacagctcataaaacggaggaaagggtcctgaaagatatcgtTAATAGAAACGTAATCCCTGcatacaaaaatcagaagatacaactgacgatttactataaaaccaaaaaaatggccagcctactcatgagaaaatctccagacacaaagcagaacgctttaaaagagaccaacgtcgtctatgccttcaaatgcccacttggggactgtaagcctcaaaaaactcagtatataggcaaagacaacaacatctctttccaggcgattaacgatgcataagcaacagggctccattaaggaacatataatctcttcccacaaccagaccatcaccagagaaatcttagcaaacaacacagaa includes:
- the LOC123759169 gene encoding uncharacterized protein, producing MPRVMTVFTMLSVVMVMTMLSVLRVLNILSVFWCTPCNGRGGYQAEGADHAECVDGADHDEYVDKANHAEGVDSADHAEIFDGPNHAEGVNGADHSESVNDADHSESVNGADHSESVNDADHSESVNGADHSEGVNGADYSESVNGADHSESVNDADHSESVNGADHSESVNGADHSESVNGADHSESVNGADHSESVNGADHSEGVNGADHSESVNGADHSEGVNGADHSESVNGADHSESVNGADHSESVNGADHSEGVNGADHSESVNGADHSEGVNGADHSESVNGADHSESVNGADHSEGVNGADHSEGVNGADHSEGVNGADHSEGVNRADHS